The following coding sequences lie in one Arachis ipaensis cultivar K30076 chromosome B03, Araip1.1, whole genome shotgun sequence genomic window:
- the LOC107632221 gene encoding ankyrin repeat-containing protein ITN1-like isoform X1, with protein MAESVRESIKEQISMFDEKMISAQRAARRENWREFKKIFEEDRMRLLEPLDLFGNTAIHIATHSNSPNLLQELLEMLPRQERWRAMRMGNCVNNTLLHEIIFCTTVEMAGVVFKLEKELQQEEPYEPLVEVRNDSGESPLFRAAKLGKLKMLKYMAKHVVGDIRSHFVRFDRCSILHACILGQFFDVAIWLLKLDGNLAQHKDMDGLTCLQLLANMPLVFRSQTPSMGAVKNLMYYLLPDEGYEIDDDYDEKGEEEEESVVFRQKTDLESGPLDEAKQPVHQFAAFSRINYSIWKILAKEFNGIGHIWQKKKQHKLAECLAELLVQKDFSWQISFHSNFQPLIVLPILSSKLDRIKEIQLMKEKRQLVEIAHSRISKPLLKESISEASHFKNYTPLLMAAGSGIVEIVEKIIDMNPEAISHVSQDEHNVLHMAVKHRQLKIFNLIKRNSAFKSLIHRITGEGRTLLHQVARMEFYKEQRLPGVAFQLQDELRWYERVRRIVPPHYLMHCDKDGLTAKDVLEMEHQDMHKEAKSWIKETAQSCSTVAVLVATVVFAAAYTIPGGSQNGTPVFFGSRVFLFFTITDVVALVSSLASVVMFLSILTSPFELWDFYKSLPRKLSLGFALLFFSLVCTMLAFSATVLLTIRLDNKEWTSILFYCAGFLPVAIFAWMQFPLYKTLQKLVRRLCNGVKQLVPTTLINCFKRHKRY; from the exons ATGGCTGAGAGTGTGAGAGAATCAATAAAAGAACAAATCTCTATGTTTGATGAGAAAATGATAAGTGCTCAAAGGGCTGCTAGGAGGGAAAACTGGAGGGAATTCAAGAAAATCTTTGAAGAAGATAGGATGCGATTACTTGAACCGCTTGACTTATTTGGGAACACTGCCATCCACATTGCGACTCACTCCAATAGTCCAAATCTCTTGCAGGAACTTCTGGAGATGCTTCCTCGACAAGAAAGGTGGCGCGCGATGAGAATGGGGAATTGCGTCAATAACACCCTTCTGCATGAGATTATCTTTTGCACAACGGTCGAAATGGCTGGTGTTGTGTTCAAGTTGGAGAAGGAGCTGCAGCAAGAAGAACCATATGAGCCCCTTGTAGAGGTAAGAAATGATTCTGGTGAATCCCCTCTGTTCAGGGCTGCTAAGCTTGGAAAGCTGAAGATGCTCAAGTATATGGCAAAACATGTGGTTGGTGACATAAGAAGTCATTTTGTAAGATTTGATAGATGTTCCATTCTTCACGCTTGCATTCTTGGTCAATTCTTTG ATGTTGCTATTTGGTTATTGAAATTGGATGGAAATTTGGCTCAACACAAGGATATGGATGGGTTGACATGTCTTCAACTTCTTGCCAACATGCCTCTTGTTTTTCGGAGCCAAACCCCCTCAATGGGAGCAGTGAAGAACCTTATGTATTATT TGCTTCCAGACGAAGGATATGaaattgatgatgattatgatgagaagggagaggaggaggaagagagtgTTGTGTTCagacagaaaacagatctagaaAGTGGTCCACTGGATGAGGCAAAGCAACCCG TTCATCAATTTGCTGCTTTTTCAAGGATCAACTATTCTATATGGAAAATTCTGGCCAAAG AGTTCAATGGGATTGGACATATTTGGCAAAAGAAGAAACAACACAAGTTAGCAGAGTGTCTGGCCGAGTTGTTAGTGCAGAAGGACTTCTCATGGCAGATTTCTTTTCATTCAAATTTTCAACCATTGATTGTGTTGCCAATTCTTTCCTCCAAACTAGACAGAATAAAAGAAATTCagctgatgaaggagaaacgccAGTTAGTTGAAATAGCTCATTCTAGAATCAGCAAACCTTTGCTCAAGGAATCCATTTCCGAAGCATCCCATTTTAAAAACTACACACCTCTTCTCATGGCAGCCGGTTCGGGAATCGTAGAAATTGTTGAAAAAATCATTGACATGAATCCTGAGGCTATTAGTCATGTTAGCCAGGATGAACACAATGTTCTACACATGGCTGTGAAGCACCGGCAGCTTAAAATCTTCAATCTGATAAAGAGAAATTCTGCATTCAAATCATTGATACACAGGATAACCGGGGAAGGTCGCACTCTCTTGCACCAAGTTGCTAGAATGGAGTTTTACAAAGAGCAACGGCTCCCTGGTGTGGCGTTCCAACTGCAAGACGAGTTGCGTTGGTACGAA AGAGTGAGAAGGATTGTTCCTCCTCACTACTTAATGCATTGTGACAAAGACGGCCTAACTGCAAAAGATGTTTTGGAAATGGAGCATCAGGATATGCACAAAGAGGCAAAGTCCTGGATAAAGGAGACAGCTCAATCATGCTCCACCGTAGCAGTTCTCGTTGCCACAGTTGTCTTTGCCGCAGCCTATACAATCCCAGGTGGGAGCCAAAACGGCACGCCAGTGTTCTTCGGCTCAcgagtcttcctcttcttcactaTCACTGATGTTGTGGCCCTTGTGAGCTCACTTGCCTCAGTGGTGATGTTCCTTTCAATCCTGACATCGCCGTTCGAGCTATGGGATTTCTACAAGTCCCTCCCAAGAAAGCTCAGCCTGGGATTTGCATTGCTGTTCTTCTCATTGGTGTGCACAATGCTGGCATTCAGCGCAACCGTTTTGCTGACGATTCGGTTGGATAACAAGGAATGGACTTCTATTTTGTTCTATTGTGCTGGATTCCTTCCTGTGGCTATATTTGCATGGATGCAATTCCCACTCTATAAGACTCTTCAAAAATTAGTTAGGAGGCTTTGCAACGGTGTTAAGCAGTTGGTGCCAACTACATTGATCAATTGTTTCAAAAGACACAAAAGATATTAA
- the LOC107628711 gene encoding uncharacterized protein LOC107628711, with amino-acid sequence MQAFRRIATSISLSKPKQLKAPSFTVAAKPYLKISDQVPATRFWSSGRNSGNGEDEWNEAWESAWLPEDLTPKSRAPWETDVNFGSPSTSLPESSSTAISAGVAVAETEAHADAETKAFVEEMNENWEVRRKKGSKEKEKVQNGAVYSVENMKKDYRLRKQRVHAGLWVKEIEKLEEAKLGDSNGSGGGGDDIQRLLDSCSDIFDSGNNDLNNTEVPTSEFKNMPDGWETISKSQDGNIWEMSQREEDILLQEFERRIAYSKFQIASFIKTHIFSRRRPIDGWKYMIEVVGPNAKKGKGSVSRVPSLADPSTQPFKEKTLVDKSYIPLERR; translated from the exons ATGCAAGCGTTTCGAAGAATCGCAACCTCTATCTCACTATCAAAACCCAAGCAATTAAAGGCACCGTCGTTCACCGTTGCCGCCAAACCCTATCTCAAAATTTCCGACCAAGTTCCCGCGACGAGGTTCTGGTCGTCGGGGCGCAATTCCGGCAACGGCGAAGATGAATGGAACGAGGCGTGGGAGTCAGCGTGGCTTCCGGAGGATCTCACGCCCAAGTCTCGGGCGCCATGGGAGACCGACGTTAACTTTGGTTCCCCCTCCACGTCCTTGCCGGAGTCTTCCTCCACCGCCATTTCTGCCGGCGTTGCGGTGGCGGAAACCGAAGCTCATGCTGACGCGGAGACGAAGGCGTTCGTGGAGGAGATGAACGAGAATTGGGAGGTTAGGAGAAAGAAGGGAtcgaaggagaaagagaaggtgcAAAATGGTGCCGTTTATAGCGTGGAGAATATGAAGAAGGATTACCGGTTGAGGAAGCAAAGGGTGCACGCTGGGCTGTGGGTTAAGGAGATTGAGAAGCTCGAGGAGGCTAAGTTGGGGGATTCCAATGGCAGCGGCGGCGGCGGCGATGACATTCAGAGATTGCTTGATAGCTGCTCGGA CATCTTCGACTCCGGCAACAATGATCTGAACAACACAGAAGTTCCAACTTCTGAGTTCAAAAACATGCCTGATGGGTGGGAAACAATATCTAAATCTCAAGATGGAAACATATGGGAGATGTCCCAGAGAGAAGAGGATATACTTCTCCAGGAATTTGAGCGTCGAATTGCTTATAGCAAGTTTCAG ATCGCTAGTTTTATCAAGACTCATATATTTAGTCGGAGGAGACCAATTGATGGGTGGAAATATATGATAGAGGTGGTGGGACCAAATGCTAAGAAAGGGAAGGGTAGTGTCTCTAGGGTTCCCAGTCTAGCTGATCCCTCTACTCAACCGTTCAAGGAGAAGACCCTTGTTGACAAGAGTTACATTCCCCTTGAGAGAAGGTAG
- the LOC107632220 gene encoding probable E3 ubiquitin-protein ligase ARI10 yields MDTSYEMEPFLFQNESPHHEVEEEDEYSIIAAAEIKESPPPSSSSSTPQSSCFTTLTDSDIRKLQTTEINKVSSVLLIPQSDACLLLIHHGWSAMKVHEAWFEDEQRVRELVGLLNSSNNINHWKELIQSSTCEICFDDSVWYKKVEYAKCGHGYCIDCWKHYIDEKIQEGPHECLKPMRCPHPSCEASLEIETVRRFASETNKNMYDRFLLRSYVETRKNIKWCPSPACDLAVLYESDGNYANKYVEACCSNEHRFCWECGEDGHRPVSCETVAEWMKKNVDDSQSVIWISAFTKECPDCGIRIEKNEGCMQMICTVCGCRFCWLCLSRWSLCSAYGCNRFSARNTETPTMDNGNGYLDLERYTHYYERWFTNEFSRKKSIEMMEKYLNNENIRILCKEFERREDDFEFVKKAWEEVIECRKLLKWTYAYGYFIPEEEKAKKELFEHTQGVAESALEKLHKFAETMLMEILNRKKDGFDRNRLELSHLTVVTKNFFDNMVTQLEDRGLDDVNVKSYGESSRSSSLSSWPRGVVRDGMTEIGLRKCGYCGYYNLASTLECPCIEKKYKYQCWICSRDPPVIWCPLRMVN; encoded by the exons ATGGACACCTCATATGAAATGGAACCTTTTCTGTTCCAAAACGAATCTCCTCATCATGAAGTAGAAGAGGAGGATGAGTACTCCATTATTGCTGCAGCAGAGATCAAAGaatcaccaccaccatcatcatcatcatccacaccacaaagCAGCTGCTTCACTACTTTGACCGACTCCGATATCAGGAAGCTCCAAACCACTGAAATCAACAAGGTATCATCTGTTCTTCTCATACCACAATCCGATGCGTGCCTTTTGCTTATCCACCATGGCTGGAGCGCCATGAAGGTCCACGAAGCTTGGTTCGAAGACGAACAAAGAGTTCGAGAACTCGTTGGCTTGCTCAATAGTAGTAACAACATCAACCACTGGAAGGAACTAATCCAGAGTTCTACATGCGAGATCTGCTTTGACGATTCAGTTTGGTACAAGAAGGTGGAGTATGCCAAGTGTGGCCATGGATACTGCATCGATTGTTGGAAGCACTACATCGATGAGAAGATCCAAGAAGGTCCTCATGAGTGCCTGAAACCGATGCGATGCCCTCATCCATCTTGTGAGGCTTCCTTGGAGATTGAAACTGTTCGGCGATTCGCCAGCGAGACAAACAAGAACATGTACGATCGTTTCTTGTTACGCTCGTATGTTGAAACCAGAAAGAATATAAAGTGGTGTCCAAGTCCTGCTTGCGATCTTGCTGTTCTTTACGAATCGGATGGAAATTACGCTAACAAATATGTTGAGGCTTGTTGCAGTAATGAACATAGGTTTTGCTGGGAATGTGGTGAAGATGGTCATAGACCTGTGAGTTGTGAAACGGTGGCTGAGTGGATGAAGAAGAATGTGGATGATTCTCAGAGCGTGATTTGGATCTCTGCTTTCACGAAGGAATGCCCCGATTGTGGGATCCGCATTGAGAAGAATGAGGGTTGCATGCAGATGATTTGCACTGTTTGTGGCTGCCGATTTTGCTGGCTATGTCTTTCTAGGTGGTCTCTGTGTTCCGCTTATGGTTGTAACCGTTTCTCAGCCCGGAATACTGAGACGCCCACAATGGACAATGGAAATGGCTATTTGGACTTGGAGAG GTACACTCACTATTATGAACGTTGGTTTACCAACGAATTCTCAAGGAAAAAATCGATTGAGATGATGGAGAAGTACCTGAACAATGAGAATATAAGAATCCTGTGCAAGGAATTTGAAAGGCGTGAAGATGATTTTGAGTTTGTGAAGAAGGCTTGGGAAGAGGTAATCGAGTGTAGGAAGTTGCTGAAGTGGACCTATGCATATGGTTACTTCATCCCTGAGGAGGAGAAAGCCAAGAAGGAGTTGTTCGAACACACACAAGGCGTTGCTGAGAGTGCATTGGAGAAGCTTCACAAGTTTGCCGAAACAATGCTGATGGAGATCCTGAATAGGAAGAAAGACGGTTTCGATAGGAATCGTCTGGAACTTTCTCATCTGACCGTTGTCACCAAGAATTTCTTTGATAATATGGTGACACAATTGGAGGATAGAGGGCTTGACGATGTGAATGTGAAGAGTTATGGTGAAAGCTCAAGGTCCTCCTCATTGTCTTCTTGGCCTCGAGGTGTGGTGAGGGATGGGATGACAGAGATTGGTCTCCGGAAATGCGGTTATTGCGGTTATTACAACCTTGCCAGCACTCTAGAGTGTCCCTGCATTGAGAAGAAATACAAATACCAGTGCTGGATCTGTTCTCGTGATCCTCCCGTCATTTGGTGTCCATTGCGTATGGTTAATTAA
- the LOC107632221 gene encoding ankyrin repeat-containing protein ITN1-like isoform X2: MLPRQERWRAMRMGNCVNNTLLHEIIFCTTVEMAGVVFKLEKELQQEEPYEPLVEVRNDSGESPLFRAAKLGKLKMLKYMAKHVVGDIRSHFVRFDRCSILHACILGQFFDVAIWLLKLDGNLAQHKDMDGLTCLQLLANMPLVFRSQTPSMGAVKNLMYYLLPDEGYEIDDDYDEKGEEEEESVVFRQKTDLESGPLDEAKQPVHQFAAFSRINYSIWKILAKEFNGIGHIWQKKKQHKLAECLAELLVQKDFSWQISFHSNFQPLIVLPILSSKLDRIKEIQLMKEKRQLVEIAHSRISKPLLKESISEASHFKNYTPLLMAAGSGIVEIVEKIIDMNPEAISHVSQDEHNVLHMAVKHRQLKIFNLIKRNSAFKSLIHRITGEGRTLLHQVARMEFYKEQRLPGVAFQLQDELRWYERVRRIVPPHYLMHCDKDGLTAKDVLEMEHQDMHKEAKSWIKETAQSCSTVAVLVATVVFAAAYTIPGGSQNGTPVFFGSRVFLFFTITDVVALVSSLASVVMFLSILTSPFELWDFYKSLPRKLSLGFALLFFSLVCTMLAFSATVLLTIRLDNKEWTSILFYCAGFLPVAIFAWMQFPLYKTLQKLVRRLCNGVKQLVPTTLINCFKRHKRY, translated from the exons ATGCTTCCTCGACAAGAAAGGTGGCGCGCGATGAGAATGGGGAATTGCGTCAATAACACCCTTCTGCATGAGATTATCTTTTGCACAACGGTCGAAATGGCTGGTGTTGTGTTCAAGTTGGAGAAGGAGCTGCAGCAAGAAGAACCATATGAGCCCCTTGTAGAGGTAAGAAATGATTCTGGTGAATCCCCTCTGTTCAGGGCTGCTAAGCTTGGAAAGCTGAAGATGCTCAAGTATATGGCAAAACATGTGGTTGGTGACATAAGAAGTCATTTTGTAAGATTTGATAGATGTTCCATTCTTCACGCTTGCATTCTTGGTCAATTCTTTG ATGTTGCTATTTGGTTATTGAAATTGGATGGAAATTTGGCTCAACACAAGGATATGGATGGGTTGACATGTCTTCAACTTCTTGCCAACATGCCTCTTGTTTTTCGGAGCCAAACCCCCTCAATGGGAGCAGTGAAGAACCTTATGTATTATT TGCTTCCAGACGAAGGATATGaaattgatgatgattatgatgagaagggagaggaggaggaagagagtgTTGTGTTCagacagaaaacagatctagaaAGTGGTCCACTGGATGAGGCAAAGCAACCCG TTCATCAATTTGCTGCTTTTTCAAGGATCAACTATTCTATATGGAAAATTCTGGCCAAAG AGTTCAATGGGATTGGACATATTTGGCAAAAGAAGAAACAACACAAGTTAGCAGAGTGTCTGGCCGAGTTGTTAGTGCAGAAGGACTTCTCATGGCAGATTTCTTTTCATTCAAATTTTCAACCATTGATTGTGTTGCCAATTCTTTCCTCCAAACTAGACAGAATAAAAGAAATTCagctgatgaaggagaaacgccAGTTAGTTGAAATAGCTCATTCTAGAATCAGCAAACCTTTGCTCAAGGAATCCATTTCCGAAGCATCCCATTTTAAAAACTACACACCTCTTCTCATGGCAGCCGGTTCGGGAATCGTAGAAATTGTTGAAAAAATCATTGACATGAATCCTGAGGCTATTAGTCATGTTAGCCAGGATGAACACAATGTTCTACACATGGCTGTGAAGCACCGGCAGCTTAAAATCTTCAATCTGATAAAGAGAAATTCTGCATTCAAATCATTGATACACAGGATAACCGGGGAAGGTCGCACTCTCTTGCACCAAGTTGCTAGAATGGAGTTTTACAAAGAGCAACGGCTCCCTGGTGTGGCGTTCCAACTGCAAGACGAGTTGCGTTGGTACGAA AGAGTGAGAAGGATTGTTCCTCCTCACTACTTAATGCATTGTGACAAAGACGGCCTAACTGCAAAAGATGTTTTGGAAATGGAGCATCAGGATATGCACAAAGAGGCAAAGTCCTGGATAAAGGAGACAGCTCAATCATGCTCCACCGTAGCAGTTCTCGTTGCCACAGTTGTCTTTGCCGCAGCCTATACAATCCCAGGTGGGAGCCAAAACGGCACGCCAGTGTTCTTCGGCTCAcgagtcttcctcttcttcactaTCACTGATGTTGTGGCCCTTGTGAGCTCACTTGCCTCAGTGGTGATGTTCCTTTCAATCCTGACATCGCCGTTCGAGCTATGGGATTTCTACAAGTCCCTCCCAAGAAAGCTCAGCCTGGGATTTGCATTGCTGTTCTTCTCATTGGTGTGCACAATGCTGGCATTCAGCGCAACCGTTTTGCTGACGATTCGGTTGGATAACAAGGAATGGACTTCTATTTTGTTCTATTGTGCTGGATTCCTTCCTGTGGCTATATTTGCATGGATGCAATTCCCACTCTATAAGACTCTTCAAAAATTAGTTAGGAGGCTTTGCAACGGTGTTAAGCAGTTGGTGCCAACTACATTGATCAATTGTTTCAAAAGACACAAAAGATATTAA